One part of the Phragmites australis chromosome 3, lpPhrAust1.1, whole genome shotgun sequence genome encodes these proteins:
- the LOC133913570 gene encoding hydroxyproline O-galactosyltransferase GALT6-like has product MPPKRVCRLALLVAAAAYLLFLLLFELPSIAIASASSSRNAHAATHRARRRELEASALPSSSPLRPHKSAFPRRSPLAVSSVRFHLPNSSSSSSSIDASASSAFAAARPHLAHLLSHSAPTSPSSSPSPSASSCPATVSVPRDRLTSSGGAVTVELPCGMAVGSRVTVVARPRARIAERREGDAPAMVSQFMLELLGTMAVQGEEPPRILHFNPRIRGDFSGRPVIELNTCYRMQWAQPQRCEGWASRPDEDTVDGELKCEKFIRDDYRNSEESRMKWWLNHLIGWPGKGSIDQEYPFAEGKQFVLTITAGLEGYHANVDGRHVTSFPYRTGYSLEDATGLSLKGDVDVESVFADYLPNSPPSFSPQRYLEMSEQWKASPLPTELVQLFVGILSAANHFAERMAVRKSWMISTRRSSNVVARFFVALNGEKEVNEELKKEAEYFGDIVIVPFMDSYDLVVLKTIAIAEYGVRIVPAKYIMKCDDDTFVRIDSVLDQVKKIQSGKSMYVGNINYYHRPLRSGKWAVAYEEWPEEVYPPYANGPGYVISSDIAQYILSEFDNKTLRLFKMEDVSMGMWVEKFNSTRQPVEYLHDVRFYQPGCFDGYFTAHYQSPQHMICLWRKLQSGSAQCCNVR; this is encoded by the exons atGCCGCCGAAGCGCGTGTGCCGCCTCGCGCTGCTCGTGGCCGCGGCGGCctacctcctcttcctcctcctattCGAGCTCCCCTCCATCGCcatcgcctccgcctcctcctcccgtaACGCCCATGCCGCCACACACCGGGCCCGCCGCCGCGAGCTCGAGGCCTCCGCGCTGCCCTCATCCTCCCCGCTCCGCCCCCACAAGAGCGCCTTCCCCCGTCGCTCCCCTCTCGCCGTCTCGTCGGTCCGCTTCCACCTCCCCAactcctccagctcctcctcctccatcgacGCCTCTGCCTCATCCGCCTTCGCCGCCGCGAGGCCCCACCTCGCGCACCTCCTCTCCCATTCCGCTCCCACTTCCCCGTCCTCCTCTCCCTCGCCCTCGGCGTCGTCCTGCCCCGCAACGGTCTCGGTGCCGAGAGACCGGCTCACGAGCAGCGGGGGAGCAGTGACTGTGGAGCTGCCGTGCGGGATGGCCGTGGGTTCGCGGGTCACGGTGGTGGCGCGGCCACGGGCGAGGATcgcggagaggagggagggggacGCGCCAGCGATGGTGTCGCAGTTCATGCTCGAGCTCCTGGGCACCATGGCCGTGCAGGGGGAGGAGCCGCCCAGGATACTGCACTTCAACCCCAGGATCCGCGGGGACTTCAGCGGCCGCCCCGTCATCGAGCTCAACACCTGCTACCGGATGCAGTGGGCGCAGCCGCAGCGGTGCGAAGGGTGGGCGTCACGGCCGGACGAGGATACTG TTGACGGGGAATTGAAGTGTGAGAAATTTATTCGTGATGATTACCGCAACTCAGAGGAATCAAGGATGAAATGGTGGTTGAACCATTTGATCGGTTGGCCGGGTAAGGGGTCTATCGATCAGGAATACCCATTTGCAGAGGGCAAGCAGTTTGTTTTGACTATAACAGCTGGTTTGGAAGGCTACCATGCCAATGTTGATGGCCGGCATGTCACATCGTTCCCTTACCGCACT GGTTACAGTCTTGAGGACGCAACGGGGTTGTCTTTGAAAGGAGACGTGGATGTTGAGTCCGTCTTTGCTGATTATTTGCCCAATTCACCTCCTAGTTTCTCTCCGCAGAGATATCTGGAGATGTCAGAACAGTGGAAGGCCTCACCATTGCCAACTGAACTTGTTCAGCTTTTTGTTGGCATCCTTTCAGCTGCTAACCATTTTGCTGAGCGTATGGCTGTTCGGAAGTCATGGATGATTTCTACCAGGAGATCATCTAATGTTGTTGCTCGCTTTTTTGTTGCGCTG AATGGGGAAAAGGAGGTCAATGAAGAGCTGAAGAAGGAGGCAGAGTACTTTGGGGACATTGTTATAGTGCCATTCATGGATAGCTATGACCTTGTTGTTCTAAAAACCATTGCCATTGCTGAGTATGGG GTGAGGATTGTTCCTGCAAAGTACATAATGAAATGTGATGATGATACATTTGTTAGAATCGATTCTGTTTTAGATCAAGTGAAGAAGATCCAAAGTGGGAAGAGCATGTACGTGGGAAATATAAACTACTACCACAGACCCTTACGATCTGGGAAATGGGCTGTAGCATATGAG GAATGGCCAGAGGAAGTGTATCCACCTTATGCTAATGGACCTGGCTATGTGATTTCATCAGATATTGCTCAATACATTTTATCCGAGTTTGATAATAAGACTTTAAGA TTATTCAAGATGGAAGATGTTAGTATGGGCATGTGGGTTGAGAAGTTCAATAGCACCCGTCAGCCTGTGGAGTATCTGCATGATGTCAGGTTCTACCAGCCTGGTTGCTTTGATGGTTACTTCACTGCACACTACCAATCCCCACAACACATGATTTGTTTGTGGAGAAAGTTACAATCTGGGAGTGCTCAATGCTGCAACGTAAGATGA